A genomic stretch from Desulfohalobium retbaense DSM 5692 includes:
- the yajC gene encoding preprotein translocase subunit YajC yields the protein MFLENLAYAMAPQAGGGGAAQGNPIMAFMPLIILFVIFYFLLIRPQQKKAKEHKEMLANLKKGDRVITGGGLYGRIVAASEEMLTVEVADNVQLKVNRNYISTLVDKKGGSKEAEKPAEKKPAKGKKQQEQAEDEKADQSSEQ from the coding sequence ATGTTTCTCGAAAATCTCGCATACGCCATGGCCCCGCAAGCCGGCGGTGGTGGCGCGGCCCAGGGCAATCCGATCATGGCCTTCATGCCTCTGATCATTCTGTTTGTTATTTTTTATTTCCTGCTCATTCGGCCCCAGCAGAAAAAGGCCAAAGAGCATAAGGAGATGCTGGCCAATCTCAAGAAGGGAGACCGCGTTATTACCGGCGGCGGACTCTACGGCCGGATCGTGGCCGCTTCCGAGGAGATGCTGACCGTTGAGGTGGCTGATAATGTCCAATTGAAGGTCAATCGCAATTATATTTCCACTCTGGTGGACAAGAAGGGCGGATCGAAAGAGGCAGAAAAGCCCGCAGAGAAGAAGCCCGCCAAAGGCAAGAAGCAGCAAGAGCAGGCCGAGGACGAAAAGGCCGATCAATCCAGCGAACAATAA
- the secD gene encoding protein translocase subunit SecD: MSSLRWRIVLAVIVLGLGLAYALPSVLPSGSGIQKMLPDKEVNLGLDLKGGMHLTLGVDLETAIQNALSQTGQDIRAEAREESILVLRPEVDKAGNLQFWLAKQEQSETLQALLEDRFPNVSIQGVETLDNGRQKYTVGYRPKYREHLEEMTLDQALKTIRNRVDQFGVAEPDIRKQQGNRIQVQLPGLEDPERAIKIIGQTAHLEFKLVDEDADAQKAERGIVPPGSELAYLQRKMPDGSYKKQPIVLEKNALLTGEYITDASTQFDTSGFNQPYVALSFNQRGSRLFERITAEHVGDRLAIVLDGKVYSAPRIQERISGGRASITGGFTTEEAHDLALVLRAGSLPAPVDVLQERSVGPSLGQQSIDQGIMSIVVGGALVLLFMVIYYGIGGIVADTVLALNILLILAGLAGFGATLTLPGIAGIILTIGMAVDANVLIFERIREELRRGLGPRKAVDEGFARATLTILDANVTTIIAAIILYQFGTGPIRGFAVTLSLGIVASMFTAIFVARIMFDLWLSRKQPASSLKL, translated from the coding sequence ATGAGCAGCTTGCGATGGAGAATAGTGCTGGCAGTCATCGTCTTGGGGCTTGGCTTGGCATATGCCTTGCCCTCAGTGCTGCCGTCGGGTTCCGGGATACAGAAAATGCTCCCGGACAAAGAGGTCAACCTGGGGCTCGACCTCAAAGGGGGCATGCACCTGACCCTGGGGGTTGATCTGGAGACCGCCATCCAGAACGCCTTGTCGCAGACCGGCCAGGATATCCGGGCCGAGGCGCGGGAGGAGTCCATTTTGGTCCTGCGACCGGAAGTGGACAAAGCGGGCAATCTCCAGTTTTGGCTGGCCAAACAGGAACAATCCGAAACGCTCCAGGCGCTTTTGGAGGACAGGTTTCCCAATGTGAGCATCCAAGGGGTGGAAACCCTCGACAACGGTCGGCAGAAGTACACTGTCGGCTACCGCCCCAAATACCGCGAACATCTTGAGGAAATGACTCTGGATCAAGCCTTGAAGACGATCCGCAACCGAGTGGACCAGTTTGGGGTGGCCGAACCTGATATACGCAAGCAACAAGGCAACCGGATCCAGGTCCAATTGCCCGGACTTGAGGATCCTGAGCGGGCCATCAAGATTATCGGCCAGACCGCCCACCTCGAATTCAAGCTGGTCGACGAGGATGCAGACGCCCAAAAGGCAGAAAGGGGCATTGTCCCTCCCGGAAGCGAGCTTGCCTATCTGCAACGCAAGATGCCGGACGGCAGCTACAAGAAGCAGCCGATTGTCCTGGAAAAGAACGCTCTGCTCACAGGTGAATACATAACCGACGCCTCGACACAATTTGACACCAGCGGTTTCAATCAACCGTATGTCGCCTTGAGCTTCAATCAACGGGGGTCGAGGCTGTTTGAGCGCATAACCGCGGAACATGTCGGCGATAGATTGGCCATTGTCCTGGACGGCAAGGTCTACTCCGCGCCCAGGATCCAGGAGCGCATCAGCGGAGGACGGGCCAGCATCACCGGCGGATTTACCACCGAGGAAGCGCATGACTTGGCTCTTGTCCTGCGCGCTGGATCGTTGCCCGCGCCGGTGGATGTCCTTCAGGAGCGCAGTGTCGGCCCCTCCCTGGGGCAGCAGTCGATTGACCAGGGGATCATGTCCATCGTCGTCGGTGGCGCCTTGGTTCTGTTGTTCATGGTCATCTATTACGGGATCGGAGGCATTGTGGCCGATACCGTCCTGGCCTTGAATATTCTGCTCATCCTGGCCGGTTTGGCCGGGTTTGGCGCCACCCTGACCCTGCCGGGCATCGCGGGGATCATCCTGACCATCGGTATGGCCGTCGATGCCAATGTCCTTATTTTCGAGCGCATCCGTGAAGAACTGCGGCGAGGACTCGGTCCCCGGAAAGCGGTTGATGAAGGATTTGCACGAGCCACATTGACCATTCTCGATGCCAATGTGACGACGATCATCGCGGCGATCATTCTTTATCAATTCGGCACCGGCCCCATCCGCGGCTTTGCTGTGACCTTGTCGCTCGGTATTGTGGCTTCCATGTTTACAGCCATTTTTGTGGCCCGGATCATGTTCGACCTGTGGTTGAGCAGAAAACAGCCAGCATCGAGCCTGAAGCTTTAG
- the secF gene encoding protein translocase subunit SecF, with translation MGLQLIKPGTAVNFIGRRKIALVVSALVLLLGLGSLLLKGGPKYGIDFAGGITVQTQFAADVSLKDIKAALATAELPSLNVQKFGTEGGNEYLFRVAAVDISSSEVRQAVQEALSAEMDTGFEIRRLEMVGPKVGADLRAKALEALFYAILIISIYISGRFEHRWLASALMAGGLAGGLYVLQIAGFPLSALVVAALVIAVGMCWYLKLNFALGAVIALIHDVLVTVGVFSLLNKEFDLSIVAALLTIIGYSLNDTIIVFDRIRENLRGKAAKHRSLKETINISINQTLSRTILTSGTTLLVVISLFLFGGGVIHNFAFALLVGVIVGTYSSIFVASPLLLGFQIDPPEEKDAVQEQTV, from the coding sequence ATGGGATTGCAATTGATCAAACCCGGAACCGCGGTGAATTTCATCGGGCGCCGGAAAATCGCATTGGTCGTATCGGCCTTGGTCCTGCTGCTCGGGTTGGGCTCCTTGCTCCTGAAAGGGGGGCCAAAATACGGCATTGATTTTGCCGGAGGGATCACCGTTCAGACGCAATTTGCGGCCGATGTGTCGCTCAAGGATATCAAAGCAGCTCTGGCAACGGCGGAGTTGCCCAGCCTCAATGTCCAAAAATTCGGTACAGAGGGGGGCAATGAATATCTGTTCCGGGTGGCGGCCGTGGATATCAGTTCCTCTGAGGTCCGTCAGGCTGTCCAGGAGGCCCTGAGTGCCGAGATGGATACCGGTTTTGAAATCCGGCGCCTGGAAATGGTCGGGCCGAAAGTCGGGGCGGATCTACGGGCCAAGGCTTTAGAAGCCTTGTTCTACGCCATATTGATCATTTCTATTTATATCTCGGGACGGTTTGAACACCGCTGGCTGGCTTCGGCGCTCATGGCCGGCGGGCTTGCCGGGGGGCTGTATGTTCTCCAAATCGCCGGGTTTCCGCTCAGTGCCCTTGTTGTCGCCGCCCTGGTGATAGCCGTGGGAATGTGTTGGTATTTAAAACTCAATTTTGCCCTTGGGGCGGTCATCGCCCTGATCCATGACGTTTTAGTCACTGTCGGTGTGTTTTCCTTGCTCAACAAGGAATTCGACCTCTCGATCGTGGCGGCGCTTTTGACCATTATTGGATATTCCCTGAACGATACGATCATCGTCTTTGACCGTATCCGGGAAAATCTCCGGGGCAAGGCCGCCAAACACCGCTCTTTGAAGGAAACGATCAATATCAGCATCAACCAGACCTTGAGCCGGACGATCTTGACGTCGGGAACGACTTTGCTGGTTGTCATCTCGTTGTTCCTTTTCGGGGGCGGGGTGATCCACAATTTCGCCTTCGCCTTGCTTGTCGGCGTCATTGTCGGGACATATTCCTCCATCTTTGTGGCCAGCCCGTTGCTTTTGGGGTTTCAGATCGATCCGCCTGAAGAAAAGGACGCTGTTCAAGAACAAACCGTCTGA
- the ltrA gene encoding group II intron reverse transcriptase/maturase, translating into MEAVVGRENMLAAYKRVRANKGVPGVDGMSVNDVWGYCTLNWARIKEELLDGRYEPQPVLGVEIPKPGGGVRQLGIPTALDRLIQQALHQVLSPIFNPHFSESSYGFRPGRSAHQAVLKAREHAAAGKRWVVDMDLEKFFDRVNHDVLMARVARKVKDKRVLALIRRYLQAGLMQGGIASKRKEGTPQGGPLSPLLSNILLDDLDKELERRGHAFCRYADDCNIYVQTKRSGERAMASITRFLTERLKLRVNADKSAVDRPWKRKFLGYSMTWHTQPRLKVAPSVVKRLKQAVREEFRRGRGRSLKKTIDTLAPKLRGWMNYFKLAEVKGVFEELDMWIRRRLRNILWRHWKRPYARARNLIRRGLTEERAWKSAINGRGPWWNSGASHMNQAFPKKYFDSLGLVSLQDQLRKAQSVR; encoded by the coding sequence ATGGAAGCGGTGGTCGGACGCGAGAACATGCTTGCGGCCTACAAGCGTGTACGCGCCAACAAAGGCGTCCCCGGAGTCGACGGCATGAGCGTCAACGACGTATGGGGATATTGCACGCTCAACTGGGCCCGAATCAAAGAGGAGTTGCTGGACGGACGGTACGAGCCGCAGCCGGTGCTCGGGGTGGAAATCCCTAAACCCGGCGGCGGGGTGCGCCAACTGGGCATCCCGACGGCGCTGGACCGCCTGATACAGCAGGCGCTGCACCAGGTGCTCTCCCCCATTTTCAACCCTCACTTCTCCGAATCCAGCTACGGCTTCCGGCCCGGTCGAAGTGCGCATCAGGCCGTGCTCAAGGCACGGGAGCATGCTGCCGCCGGCAAACGGTGGGTCGTGGACATGGACCTGGAGAAGTTCTTCGACCGCGTGAACCACGACGTGCTCATGGCGCGCGTGGCCCGCAAGGTGAAGGACAAGCGGGTGCTCGCCCTCATCCGGCGTTACCTGCAAGCGGGGCTGATGCAGGGGGGAATTGCATCGAAACGAAAGGAGGGCACGCCGCAAGGCGGCCCCCTCTCGCCGCTCTTGTCCAACATCCTTCTGGATGACCTGGACAAGGAGCTTGAACGCAGAGGCCACGCGTTCTGCCGATACGCCGACGACTGCAATATCTACGTGCAGACAAAACGGTCCGGCGAACGCGCAATGGCCTCGATCACCCGGTTTCTGACAGAGCGGTTGAAGTTGAGGGTCAACGCGGATAAGAGCGCGGTTGACCGGCCATGGAAAAGGAAATTCCTTGGGTACTCGATGACCTGGCATACGCAGCCGCGGCTCAAGGTTGCGCCCAGTGTGGTCAAACGCCTGAAACAGGCGGTACGGGAGGAATTTCGACGTGGGCGGGGACGGTCGCTCAAGAAGACGATAGACACCCTTGCGCCGAAACTGCGAGGCTGGATGAACTACTTCAAGCTGGCGGAGGTAAAGGGAGTTTTTGAAGAACTGGACATGTGGATTCGCCGCAGATTGCGCAATATCCTGTGGCGGCATTGGAAACGACCCTACGCCCGAGCAAGGAACCTGATTCGCCGGGGACTGACTGAAGAGCGCGCCTGGAAATCCGCCATCAACGGCCGCGGGCCATGGTGGAACTCCGGCGCATCGCATATGAACCAGGCATTCCCCAAGAAATACTTTGATTCACTTGGACTCGTGTCACTGCAAGATCAACTTCGCAAAGCTCAAAGTGTCAGGTGA